A window of Drosophila sulfurigaster albostrigata strain 15112-1811.04 chromosome X, ASM2355843v2, whole genome shotgun sequence genomic DNA:
TACTTTTTTATgggaaatttttgttttcgttgcatAAACATCAATTAAAAACTCTATTCAAGTGCCGGAAAATGCGTTTACTGCGTGTGGGCGATCGACTGAGTGCATTGCGTGTGCGCATAGAGGAGAAATTCACTCTGCCCGAACGCTTCAAAGGCACCGTCGTCGAGAAGTGGACAAATTACTGGAAAGGCTTGTTGCGTGATTACGGCGAAGTGGGTGCCGGTGTTGTGAAAGAATCCTATGCGAATCCAAAGAAAGCATTGGCCTATGGCACCGGAGTGCTCACGCTCTACCTGGCCGCACGCAATAATCCCGATGAGGCGGCGTTTATGACGCTATTgcgtaaacaaacaaatcgcATGGTCACATTGCCTCCAGATCAACAGAATCCTGACTCCGCCAACTATCTGACGATGCTGGAGCGTGCGGTTAACCAGAAGAAATTGCGACTGCTCTCGTTGGGCATCTGTACACTGATGTGGGTGGATCTGTATGACGAGGACGATTGCACGTATCCGGCAGTCTGTGAATACACCTCGGTGGGATTGTTGAATTTCCATCAGCGCATCATCGATGTGGGCTGCTGGAATGAGTTCTGGCGTCTCAAGCACAAGATGCGCAACTACGACATCAACTATCTGTGACGAGGTGATGACgattttcatcatcatcaaacatttgtttttcttcgtTAAAACTCGCTCGCTGCCTTTAGTTTTTATgtgtaatataaattgtacaacagttatatatgtatgtgttatATGTTCCATCTTAGGATGCACTCGCTGGTTCCACCGCTGTCGCTGCCTTCTTGGGCTTGTAATGCGCCTCGAGCAGCGCTGTGCATTCCTCGATCTTGGCCAAATTGTTGATTTTACCCTGGAAATTGTTCTCTTTGCCATTGCCTTTGCCCTCGAGCAGTTCGAGGAATTTGGGACCCATCTCCTGCACTACAGCAGGATCACCACGCAACACCATGTGTCCCTTGGCCGAACTGCCCGCTGCGACGCCCTCGGAGACGGTGAGAAAGTAGAGAATGTCTTCGGGCGCGTTGCGCAGTAGTGTGTTGATAAAATCCACTTCGATGCCGTCGCGACGATGCAGAGCAAAGTACTTGGGACGCTGTGCCTTGGGCAGTTCCTCCAAACGTTCCGCCTCGGCTGTGGCAAAGTCcttgagcagcagctgaaacGACTTGCGTGTGCTCTTCACATTCTGCTGGAGCTTTTGCACTAGCTCCAAGTGCTGCGAGGCGCCGCCTCTGTGGAGAAGACTGTGttaaaatcgaatttaattgaatcaCGATTGGTGCCAGACTCACTTGAGTGCCGCTGTCAGTTGCTGTTCGCGTTGAAAGACCTCGCCCAGCTTGCGCAGCGCACGCTCACCGACCACAAAGTGGACATGGACGTTTGTCTTTACCTTCTCGGCGTAGAGCAGCTTGATGCACTGTAGCTGCGACAGATTGGTGACGTGGGTGCCACAGCACATGTTCGACTCGATGCCAGCGATGCGCACAACACGCGCCAAACCCTCATGATCCTTGGGCAATCCACGCGGCGCCCGTGCATCCTGAAACTCTAGCGCTGTGGCCGGATCGACGAGCACAACGCTGACTTCGCGCCCCTCGCGTATCAGATCGTTGGCCTGACGCTCAATTAGGTCTAGCGACTCGCGACTGATCAGATGCGGTGTGCTCAGCTGTATATGCGAGACACTCTGGCCGAGATTCCAAGATGTGGTATCGTATTTGAATTCACGATCGAAAAGCGCCGTTATCAAATGCTGCCCCGAATGCTGTTGCATGTGATCGAGACGGCGCGACCAGtcgagctgctgttgcacctCGCTGCCCTCCTCGAAACTGCCTGGTGACTCCACAAAGTGCACCGCTGTGCTGCCCTTGCGTTGCACGCTGCGCACTTGGTGACCATTGATGGTGCCGTAGTCACAGGGCTGACCGCCACCCTCGGGGAACAGTATCGTGTCCTCACAGATCACATTGAAGCCGCGCAGCTGACGTGTCTCTccgttgttggtgttgtcaTCGTCGGCCTTCCAGTCCAGTGTCGCAAAATCGCACGAGACGATTGTTGTCTTGAACTGCAACAGGGATTTGTAATGTGTGATGATGGAGTGGTTTTATTATGGTTTCTACCTGCTTGAGGAAACTGTCTTCCTGGCACTTGAATACCATGTTGTCGGTTGTAGTTTCAATTGCGTTGTGTCTCTGTGCTTGGGTTAATTATGAAATCGTTTTTGGCAAACGTTGTAAAGTTTACAGCGCCATCAGCTggtgagcaacaacaaactgtgCGCCGATTGTCAATGCTTTTATATATCGATAGTGGCATATCGATTTTGCTTggcaaataataatcattcaaattaattgtgtCCATGTTATGTGATTGATatctttttaaatacaattcacATTTAGTGAGGtttattaaaatgtgattttaaataatttaacaacgCAGAGGAAGCTTTACCgatttttgatataaaaatactttaaagtaCAAGAGGTGCTTTTCGAAATCTTCGATACTTATCTATTGAtatcgttttttttaaattcgcatttttttcaatcaatatttaatatcaaaattttttcttGAAGTCCGATCAATGGGCGGCTCACACTCAAATGGAGCCAAAAATGTGATTTAGTGTTTAAAATGAAGCGCTTTATTGTAAGTGTTTTGCAAATACACCCAGTCCTTTTTTTACGCGATTGTTGGTTATGCCACTAATCGCGTAAAAATGGTTAGTGTCTCTCAGTGTCGCTGCCATTTTCCGATTCGATTACTTCCGTAGCTATTTCAGACAAATCGTCATCATCGAGCTCTCGGTCTAGAAGAATCTCCATGTCTGCAAGAATTTTTCCACCCGCGGTGCGTGCTAAATCGCGTTAAAGTGAAAAATCCgcgtaaaaaaagaaatttgcgCTGCGAAAATAACCGCGTTAAAGTGAAATCGCGTAAAAAGAGATCGCGTAAAAAAAGGACTGggtgtatatcaatatacaaattgaaactgaTGATTGGCATTTTGTGGTCACACTTGAATAAAACAGTTATAATGCAAAAATCCTGCAAGTGAACGCCATTAAAGTGAAGTGAGTTGGAAAAAGCAGCATTATTATATGTGAGTCAtattttcgtttaattttaaGTCCAGTGTTAATATCTTAAGTTAGTGCTCgcgaatttttaaaattgcaaccgttacacatacatacatctgtTTAACAGCTGGCCTAATTTGTTGCTGGTCCCTTCGCTGCTTCGGCCTTTATGTTTACTTTAAGCATTTCATTGATAACCCCAGCTGCCTCCCGAGCCCCGCAATGAtgtttgccattgccatccTTTTCGAACTGTCGGTTCGCTGTCGTGTTTTCGTCGTTGACTGCGCGCGCGCTTAattgagcagcaacagcaagcagaAGCTGAATGCTGCGACAGCGAACAACGACTTTTGTGTCTGTCAGCTCAACAGTTTCTTGCCAACGTCCTGCAGTTTCAGccgacgcagcagcagcagcagcagcaacacggCGCGTTCTTTTTGCGTCTCCGTTGCCAGGTTTTACATTGCTTGCGCGTTTCCTACGTTGACTAGCTTCTCAtgtaatacatacatacattcattttaaatacgcgcatgtatgtgtgtgtctgtctgtgtatgtgtgtgtgtgtgtatttactttttgttacGTTTTGCGTGTATATTAAATGAACATCTGTGCGAATGGTGGTTAATAAAGTTTAAGGCCTGTTGACCACCCACTCCCACCTACGCGATACACGTGGAATacacagtcagtcagtcagtgaagCAGGCAATCAGATGCTGCCCTTTGGCATCTCGCTCTGCCCGCTAAACTCCCCCCGCTTTGGTATCCTCGTAGTTACACGTTATATAAGGCCGCAGCACAAAATTTGCGTGTGCATACATAAGTGCCAGccgaaaagtaggcaacagaAATTTTCTCAACCAAACGTGCACACTTAATACAAACAAACGgtatacattaaataaataaacaatttaccaCTTTAATAATTAGGCATAAATTGTCGATTGATGTGTATGCATGAGTCcagttaataaaaaaaaaatcgttaaattctatatgtatgtaacgaGCACAGTAGAAGGATATGTCAGCACTGCGATAATCAAGCTAAAATGAGGGTTTTCTATGTGAAAATTAACTAAAACGAAATCCATTAGCCCAGCTTAAGTGAACTTAAGCAAAGAGTAGAGACAGTAAACAAAGGACTGAGTGTCGTAGTAATGGGAATATTGTCCATCAAATCAGTCAGTGCAACTGAAACTCTCTCTGTGTCACACAAAATTACAATTGTTGTGGGTggccattgtgtgtgtgtgtgaggatgTAATGTGGGTGGTTGTATGTGAAGCTTCAgttgattgatttattatgGTCCAATGTCGCACTGTCGCACGCTTCGCAAATAGAAGTCAATCAGTTTATGTCCTGTGTGTGACTGTGGGTATTTTAACATATATTGCATGTCTGTACTGTAGATTGATTAATTGTTAAATGCATGATATCTTTAATTTTGGTTTAGCTATATCCATTATTTGGCTCACCATTTGTTTAGCACTCAActgcaatacaaaaaaaaaaacaaaaacaaatacaatagaAAGTGAAACGACaaagcgcagcagcaacaaaatggcgTCCATTGATATTATTGCTtagcgcacaaaagtatgcaacgagAATGTCGATTGGGTCGTCGTTAGTTACGCGCGCCGCATAGCTAGCAGCTACAACACTCGCACACgcacatgcacatgcataTCAAGTTGACCGATTGAAaatcgcaacaacaataaaacgcACTCGTAAATTAGCAATAAATTagacaaaaaaaccaaaacaacaacaaatttcaaaaaaacaacttttactcgtttgaatataataaatatggcAAATACAGCGCAACTGTTGCGCCGTCAAAGCTCGCGCGATATTGTGCTCAAGAGCCAAAAGAGCATCGATCAATTGGAACTGCGGGTAAGTCACATACTAAATatgaagtaaaatatattaattgatttgcattttaaggAGTTACGTGGTCGTTTGGTGCCCAAGGAGCATGGCGtcagtcatcatcatcacaccTCGCTGCATCATCACCATCAACCGCTCTATGGCGCCACAAATCAGGGCTTCATGTCCGATGCCTTCGATGAGTCATCGGAACTGGAGCAGGAGCCACCGTTTGGCTCCGATGCTGGCACCAGCAAAACCAAGGCCGAGCTGGCCGCCGTCgttgagcaacagcagcagcagcaggacatCGTTGAGGGCGAAAAGGAGGGCGAGGAACGCGAGAGCTGGGACAGCAAAATCATGTTTCTGCTCGCCACCATTGGGTGAGTATGCGAAATGTTAAAACTATTGGAGTTTTGTGCTGCTCAAGCTCAGCCGAGTGGTTCAAAAGTTTCAACAGTCAGTATTTGATTTTGCAATCACTTAATCTTTAATACTATAATCAAAAAATTTGCCTTGGAAGTGGATCGTAACTCTTCCAACTAACTAGTTTCGAGTTTTACTATAAAATCTTCTTTTGTGGCTTAAAGCCTTTTCCAAAATGGTTAAAAAAACGGTTCAGCGCCAGAGTTTGAACATTATTCAAGCTGAAGATTAATAAGTGGTTCAAAAGCATTTTCAAAGTGATTCAAAACCGATTCAGCGCAAGAGTTTGAAGCTTATATAATCTGTAGACTGACAAATAGAATATTAAAGTTTCGAAGTAATTCAAAGCCATTTCATAAGTGGTTCAAAATCGGTTCAGCCCCTGTGTTGGAACATTATTCAAGCGGAAGACTGTCAAATAGAATATTAAAGTTTCGAAGTGGTTCAAAGACATTTCAAAAGTGTCCTAGAACCGGTTCATCACAAGAGTTTAAAGATTATTCAAGCTAAAAACTGTcaaatagatttttaatttattataatcgTCGGGCTTAAAGTTTCCAAGTGGTTCAAAAGCGGTTCAACGCTAAAACTTTGTGAATTTTTGAACTACTCTGCTAAAATTTGaagtacatatttatgtttactAATGAAACCTTCTgctattgtttattttcttccCTTCCAGCTATGCGGTTGGCCTAGGCAATGTCTGGCGTTTTCCGTATCTGGCGCAGAAAAATGGCGGCGGCGCCTTTCTGGTGCCCTACTTCATAATGCTGTGCATTCAAGGGATACCGATCTTCTATCTGGAGCTGGCGATTGGCCAGCGACTGCGCAAGGGCGCCATCGGAGTGTGGAGTCAGGTGTCCCCTTATTTAGGCGGCATTGGCATCTCGTCCGCTGTGGTCAGCTTCATTGTGGCGCTGTACTACAATACGATCATCGCTTGGTGCTTGATCTATTTGCTGCACAGCTTTGAATCGCCGCTGCCGTGGGCCGATTGCCCAACGCGTTTGTACAAGAATTACACGTACGATCATGAGCCGGAGTGTGTGGCATCGTCCCCGACACAATTCTATTGGTATCGCACCACGTTGCAGTGCTCGGAGAGCGTTGATCTGCCGGAGAGTTTCAATTATCACATGGCGATTGCATTGATTGTGTCGTGGTTCCTCGTCTACATCTGCATGGTGCAGGGCATCACATCGTCCGGCAAAATTGTCTACATGACTGCCATCTTTCCCTACGTGGTCCTCATCATATTCTTCTTTCGCGGCATCACACTCAAAGGCGCCGCCGATGGCGTTGCGCATCTGTTCACGCCACGCTGGGAGACGCTACTCGATCCTGTCGTTTGGCTTGAGGCCGGGACTCAGATCTTTTTCtcg
This region includes:
- the LOC133849100 gene encoding alanyl-tRNA editing protein Aarsd1-B; the encoded protein is MVFKCQEDSFLKQFKTTIVSCDFATLDWKADDDNTNNGETRQLRGFNVICEDTILFPEGGGQPCDYGTINGHQVRSVQRKGSTAVHFVESPGSFEEGSEVQQQLDWSRRLDHMQQHSGQHLITALFDREFKYDTTSWNLGQSVSHIQLSTPHLISRESLDLIERQANDLIREGREVSVVLVDPATALEFQDARAPRGLPKDHEGLARVVRIAGIESNMCCGTHVTNLSQLQCIKLLYAEKVKTNVHVHFVVGERALRKLGEVFQREQQLTAALKGGASQHLELVQKLQQNVKSTRKSFQLLLKDFATAEAERLEELPKAQRPKYFALHRRDGIEVDFINTLLRNAPEDILYFLTVSEGVAAGSSAKGHMVLRGDPAVVQEMGPKFLELLEGKGNGKENNFQGKINNLAKIEECTALLEAHYKPKKAATAVEPASAS
- the LOC133847628 gene encoding sodium-dependent neutral amino acid transporter B(0)AT3 isoform X2 is translated as MANTAQLLRRQSSRDIVLKSQKSIDQLELRELRGRLVPKEHGVSHHHHTSLHHHHQPLYGATNQGFMSDAFDESSELEQEPPFGSDAGTSKTKAELAAVVEQQQQQQDIVEGEKEGEERESWDSKIMFLLATIGYAVGLGNVWRFPYLAQKNGGGAFLVPYFIMLCIQGIPIFYLELAIGQRLRKGAIGVWSQVSPYLGGIGISSAVVSFIVALYYNTIIAWCLIYLLHSFESPLPWADCPTRLYKNYTYDHEPECVASSPTQFYWYRTTLQCSESVDLPESFNYHMAIALIVSWFLVYICMVQGITSSGKIVYMTAIFPYVVLIIFFFRGITLKGAADGVAHLFTPRWETLLDPVVWLEAGTQIFFSLGLAFGGLIAFSSYNPANNNCYRDAILVSLTNCGTSMFAGVVVFAVIGFKATATFDRCTEERAGLVAQNRTHNLPICDLEQELANSASGTGLAFIIFTEAINQFPGAQLWAVLFFLMLFTLGIDSQFGTLEGVVTSLVDMKLFPNLPKEYIVGALCLSCCIISMCFANGAGSYIFQLMDSFAGNFPLLIIALFECLSISYIYGVRRFSDDIEMMTGSRPGFYWMFCWKYLSPCAMVTILLASFYQLVTEGSSYPAWIAAKGATESMEWPHWCIVIAFALILSSILWIPLVALLRSETL
- the LOC133847628 gene encoding sodium-dependent neutral amino acid transporter B(0)AT3 isoform X1, which translates into the protein MANTAQLLRRQSSRDIVLKSQKSIDQLELRELRGRLVPKEHGVSHHHHTSLHHHHQPLYGATNQGFMSDAFDESSELEQEPPFGSDAGTSKTKAELAAVVEQQQQQQDIVEGEKEGEERESWDSKIMFLLATIGYAVGLGNVWRFPYLAQKNGGGAFLVPYFIMLCIQGIPIFYLELAIGQRLRKGAIGVWSQVSPYLGGIGISSAVVSFIVALYYNTIIAWCLIYLLHSFESPLPWADCPTRLYKNYTYDHEPECVASSPTQFYWYRTTLQCSESVDLPESFNYHMAIALIVSWFLVYICMVQGITSSGKIVYMTAIFPYVVLIIFFFRGITLKGAADGVAHLFTPRWETLLDPVVWLEAGTQIFFSLGLAFGGLIAFSSYNPANNNCYRDAILVSLTNCGTSMFAGVVVFAVIGFKATATFDRCTEERAGLVAQNRTHNLPICDLEQELANSASGTGLAFIIFTEAINQFPGAQLWAVLFFLMLFTLGIDSQFGTLEGVVTSLVDMKLFPNLPKEYIVGALCLSCCIISMCFANGAGSYIFQLMDSFAGNFPLLIIALFECLSISYIYGVRRFSDDIEMMTGSRPGFYWMFCWKYLSPCAMVTILLASFYQLVTEGSSYPAWIAAKGATESMEWPHWCIVIAFALILSSILWIPLVALLRLCGIKVVEDSDPAWFPEAELKEVHGIVPHEPTELERSVFCFNMDGTEGMCCPKYGLPEKSLEEEEE
- the LOC133849101 gene encoding mitochondrial import inner membrane translocase subunit Tim29, with amino-acid sequence MRLLRVGDRLSALRVRIEEKFTLPERFKGTVVEKWTNYWKGLLRDYGEVGAGVVKESYANPKKALAYGTGVLTLYLAARNNPDEAAFMTLLRKQTNRMVTLPPDQQNPDSANYLTMLERAVNQKKLRLLSLGICTLMWVDLYDEDDCTYPAVCEYTSVGLLNFHQRIIDVGCWNEFWRLKHKMRNYDINYL